Proteins encoded in a region of the Saccharothrix ecbatanensis genome:
- a CDS encoding recombinase family protein → MSLAGIGRGLNERGAPCPSAADPGRNRHRSGEGWGVQSVRTILENPALHGASGVEPGGDRP, encoded by the coding sequence ATGTCGCTGGCCGGGATCGGCCGCGGGCTCAACGAGCGTGGTGCGCCGTGCCCGTCCGCGGCTGATCCGGGGCGCAACCGGCACCGCTCGGGTGAGGGGTGGGGTGTGCAGTCGGTGCGGACGATCCTGGAGAACCCCGCGCTACACGGGGCGTCAGGTGTGGAACCGGGTGGGGACCGACCGTGA
- a CDS encoding recombinase family protein, whose protein sequence is MVIRKADVVVLSGRHVLTDWMGLRAEDRTGNGGAPGRGVVGGLRFAFYGRTSTTERQDPVTSRAWQLEVAQELTAGYGTITATFFDAGRSRRDRWRDRPQAAELLAAVRDPDRGFDAIVVGEYERGFAGDQLERLPALFRRHGVQVWLPEAGGPVDLDTPEHRALVRMLGAQSLREVVRARHRAIAAMRTLTEEGRYLGGRAPYGYRLVDAGLHPHPAGARRGRNVVRLEPDPETAPTVRWLFAERQAGRSIDTLAEILNQQHTPCPSAHDPQRNTHRTRRRWTAETVTTILRNPRYTGWQVWNRQSVDHDHHSPTDQRRRRVTKWKPAHQWVLSRQPAHPALVSERDFVAVQHIRAQRPNQHGETRHYMLAGLLRCGTCGRRMEARWAHGRPGYRCRHHHGARTEQTPPTLYYREEQLIVRIGHVLHLPAAASPHTVVDKLRADHAVITCHANRVVIDEPHVSAGP, encoded by the coding sequence GTGGTGATACGGAAGGCGGATGTCGTGGTGTTGTCCGGTAGGCATGTGCTCACGGACTGGATGGGCCTGCGGGCGGAAGACCGGACCGGTAACGGCGGTGCCCCTGGGCGGGGCGTTGTGGGTGGTCTGCGGTTCGCGTTCTACGGTCGGACCTCGACCACCGAGCGCCAGGACCCGGTGACATCGAGGGCCTGGCAGCTGGAAGTCGCGCAGGAGCTGACCGCCGGGTACGGCACCATCACCGCCACCTTCTTTGACGCCGGGCGGTCGCGGCGTGACCGGTGGCGTGACCGGCCGCAGGCCGCGGAGCTGCTGGCTGCGGTGCGGGATCCGGATCGCGGGTTCGACGCGATCGTGGTGGGTGAGTACGAGCGCGGCTTCGCCGGCGACCAGTTGGAGCGGCTGCCCGCGTTGTTCCGGCGTCACGGCGTGCAGGTATGGCTGCCCGAAGCCGGCGGCCCGGTCGACCTCGACACGCCGGAGCATCGGGCGTTGGTCAGGATGTTGGGTGCGCAGTCGCTGCGCGAAGTGGTCCGTGCCCGGCACCGCGCGATCGCGGCCATGCGGACCCTGACCGAGGAAGGCCGTTATCTGGGCGGACGTGCTCCCTACGGCTACCGGTTGGTCGACGCGGGCCTGCACCCGCACCCTGCGGGGGCGCGCCGCGGTCGCAACGTCGTCCGGCTGGAGCCCGACCCCGAGACTGCGCCGACCGTACGGTGGCTGTTCGCCGAACGCCAGGCCGGACGCAGCATCGACACCCTGGCCGAGATCCTCAACCAGCAGCACACCCCATGCCCGTCAGCGCACGATCCGCAGCGCAACACGCACCGCACCCGGCGCCGCTGGACCGCCGAGACGGTCACCACGATCCTGCGCAACCCCCGCTACACCGGCTGGCAGGTCTGGAACCGACAGTCTGTCGACCACGACCACCACTCCCCCACCGACCAGCGACGCCGACGCGTCACCAAGTGGAAACCCGCCCACCAGTGGGTGCTGTCCCGACAACCCGCCCACCCGGCACTGGTCAGCGAACGCGACTTCGTCGCCGTCCAACACATCCGCGCTCAACGCCCCAACCAGCACGGCGAGACCCGCCACTACATGCTGGCCGGATTGCTGCGCTGCGGCACGTGCGGGCGACGGATGGAAGCCCGGTGGGCGCACGGACGTCCCGGCTACCGCTGCCGCCACCACCACGGCGCGCGCACCGAGCAGACGCCACCGACGCTCTACTACCGCGAGGAACAACTGATCGTCAGAATCGGCCACGTCCTCCACCTGCCCGCAGCGGCAAGCCCGCACACCGTCGTCGACAAACTACGCGCCGACCACGCCGTGATCACCTGCCATGCCAACAGAGTCGTCATCGACGAACCACACGTATCGGCGGGCCCGTGA
- a CDS encoding zinc ribbon domain-containing protein: MGTDRDEVDLCTGRPGQVPNLPQDWAVSLEVVHTPLVSVRDFVEVQRVRARRLNDRGDRREYLLAGLVVCGVCGRRMDAHWVHGRPGYRCRHGYSSARPRQVDRAGTLYWREERLVEHIVGAPAPRQPGSAVASAAVIETLRDEGVEVLCGREAVELRQVPAARTLFGSRWT; the protein is encoded by the coding sequence GTGGGGACCGACCGTGACGAGGTCGATCTGTGCACCGGGCGTCCGGGTCAGGTGCCGAACCTGCCGCAGGACTGGGCGGTCTCGCTGGAGGTCGTGCACACGCCGTTGGTCAGCGTGCGAGATTTCGTCGAGGTGCAGAGGGTGCGTGCCCGGCGACTGAACGACCGGGGCGATCGGCGTGAGTACCTGTTGGCGGGTTTGGTGGTGTGTGGTGTGTGTGGGCGGCGGATGGATGCGCATTGGGTGCACGGACGTCCGGGCTACCGGTGTCGTCATGGCTACAGCAGTGCCCGCCCGCGTCAGGTCGACAGGGCCGGGACGTTGTACTGGCGTGAGGAACGTCTGGTGGAGCACATCGTGGGTGCCCCCGCGCCCCGGCAACCGGGATCGGCCGTTGCCAGTGCCGCAGTCATCGAGACGCTGCGTGACGAGGGCGTCGAGGTGTTATGCGGGCGCGAGGCGGTCGAACTGCGCCAGGTACCCGCCGCGCGCACTCTGTTCGGTTCCCGCTGGACTTGA
- a CDS encoding ThuA domain-containing protein: MIVAVAPVPAPAADPAYKVLVFSKTAGFRHSSIPNGIQAIRDLGAANNFTVDATENSAAFTSANLAQYRAVVFLSTTGDVLDATQQAAFESYVRAGGGYVGVHAASDTEYQWPFYGGLVGGYFHSHPSIQQATVRVEDRAHASSSHLGGDWVRTDEWYNFQANPRSNVHVLARLDEGTYSGGNMGDHPISWCQTYQGGRSWYTGGGHTEQSFAEPAFRAHLLGGIRYAAGTTRADCRPENGYTSLFNGSNTNGWSQAGPGGFTLANGTLTSHGGLGMLWHSAKELRSYSLKLDWKLAGDDNTGVFIGFPASNDPWSAVNNGYEIQIDATDAADRTTGAVYGFRSADIAARDAALNPVGEWNTFELLVEGERLQVFLNGVKINDFTNTDPVRSLQQGHIGIQNHGDGDDASFRNIRVKELSGTRTGRITGLAGKCVDVDNAGTADGTKVQVWTCNNTAAQQWTLPGDGTIRALGKCLDVRSGGTANGTVTQLWTCNGTGAQQWAAQSGGALRNPQSGRCLDASGNSSADGTVLHIWDCLNVANQKWTLP, encoded by the coding sequence ATGATCGTCGCCGTGGCCCCGGTCCCGGCGCCCGCGGCCGACCCCGCCTACAAGGTGCTGGTCTTCTCCAAGACCGCGGGGTTCCGGCACTCGTCCATCCCCAACGGCATCCAGGCCATCCGCGACCTGGGCGCGGCCAACAACTTCACGGTCGACGCCACCGAGAACAGCGCGGCCTTCACGAGCGCCAACCTGGCCCAGTACCGGGCGGTGGTCTTCCTGTCGACCACCGGTGACGTCCTCGACGCCACTCAGCAGGCCGCCTTCGAGTCCTACGTGCGGGCAGGCGGTGGCTACGTCGGCGTGCACGCCGCGTCCGACACCGAGTACCAGTGGCCGTTCTACGGCGGCCTGGTGGGCGGGTACTTCCACTCCCACCCGTCGATCCAGCAGGCGACCGTGCGGGTGGAGGACCGGGCCCACGCCTCGTCGTCCCACCTCGGCGGTGACTGGGTCCGCACCGACGAGTGGTACAACTTCCAGGCCAACCCCAGGTCGAACGTGCACGTGCTGGCGCGCCTGGACGAGGGCACCTACTCCGGCGGCAACATGGGCGACCACCCGATCTCCTGGTGCCAGACCTACCAGGGCGGCCGGTCCTGGTACACCGGTGGCGGGCACACCGAGCAGAGCTTCGCCGAGCCCGCGTTCCGCGCGCACCTGCTCGGGGGCATCCGCTACGCGGCCGGCACGACCCGCGCCGACTGCCGGCCCGAGAACGGCTACACGTCGCTGTTCAACGGCTCCAACACCAACGGCTGGAGCCAGGCGGGCCCCGGCGGCTTCACCCTCGCCAACGGCACCCTGACCTCGCACGGCGGCCTGGGGATGCTCTGGCACTCGGCCAAGGAACTCCGGTCGTACTCGCTGAAGCTCGACTGGAAACTGGCCGGCGACGACAACACCGGCGTGTTCATCGGGTTCCCGGCGAGCAACGACCCGTGGTCGGCGGTCAACAACGGCTACGAGATCCAGATCGACGCCACCGACGCGGCCGACCGGACCACCGGCGCCGTGTACGGGTTCAGGTCGGCCGACATCGCCGCGCGGGACGCGGCGCTCAACCCGGTCGGCGAGTGGAACACGTTCGAGCTGCTCGTCGAGGGCGAGCGGCTCCAGGTGTTCCTCAACGGCGTGAAGATCAACGACTTCACCAACACCGACCCGGTGCGCAGCCTGCAACAGGGCCACATCGGCATCCAGAACCACGGTGACGGCGACGACGCGTCGTTCCGCAACATCCGGGTGAAGGAACTCTCCGGCACCCGGACCGGGCGGATCACCGGCCTCGCCGGGAAGTGCGTCGACGTCGACAACGCGGGCACGGCGGACGGCACCAAGGTGCAGGTGTGGACGTGCAACAACACGGCCGCGCAGCAGTGGACCCTGCCGGGTGACGGCACGATCCGGGCGCTCGGCAAGTGCCTCGACGTGCGGTCCGGCGGCACGGCCAACGGCACGGTGACGCAACTGTGGACGTGCAACGGCACCGGCGCCCAGCAGTGGGCCGCGCAGTCCGGCGGCGCACTGCGCAACCCCCAGTCGGGTCGGTGCCTCGACGCGTCGGGCAACAGCTCCGCCGACGGCACCGTGCTGCACATCTGGGACTGCCTCAACGTCGCCAACCAGAAGTGGACCCTGCCGTGA
- a CDS encoding DUF4365 domain-containing protein, producing MDPTTAGATTGRGALACHQARSQQGGTPINIDTNRIDRASVGLCEFQINELLRHTFREQTTSDFGVDAHVELKRDGIPTGRLVGLQLKGGRSQFGEETDTGWKFRPKKKHIPYWLGHSLPMYLLLIDKDTRTIYWQELSARTLETGPRGGVYVMVPKTQALTSAGVAWEIAAEKFAETALSDYSDNLLRLPPSVVRALAPLVAVNAGAAALLAAHLARGRTAPEVVIHTLKDSDPAWLSPNGRSLGLVALADYARAHGLVELAADVLLLVAERTLESKYRYTRNAGLIVLDTNRPRARDLITIAASMAEASGDARLDIGRAVLAHPEGSAAPLVLSDELNTQLDAITDDDLVLSFLARRSENAGDFDRAVYLFEQALALVPDSVSLMEALASTLSRRAQTSRMQPADQRRAIQLASDAVDQLHHWSGPTESALHTLLQSLLMAGQFTKVLDRSLSAPDGRATTGESQRPDVLTFAATAATALERRDLALRLIDSLPPGVDQDLARLRLRDNPNEVDDQRAAWIDLAERLDKNQPESLVQVVMRLSDLGVDESARLNPLVDDNLITPDLRDLAAISAKARVHLDAALPQLRLLAERNDFGAMKLVDYLTSADRFDDAEVASKAAYLRYKKPEFALRRAELLIHMNRDPEAHDAITDALTASSIDPIHRRIAHQLLARLLVRQAANAPEGKQIWRRIERQLNECVNSDELVAEERDIWQLADAQMRLGEEADAFTTLSRHEPKVVTADQARLWMYIMLTQTVLTAHTYARMLELADIFADDVELSAALLTAVITHTRNAEDEPATPADQRAVLDGDRRAAAFAALHAHVERHGDRSPIKILQAPTTEDLIIKMTELARRDHGPLIEITEMIRQVRLPLGMLALAAGRPYSSTLAIRPLGYFITAAALEDDDVADEEAANASFNRDVVVDVSALLIASELGEFDKFRGNFRSLLISSASHTDIRAGRAILEGQSSSSGSIRYDARTDSIAAVEMDVEDHLDTLARFSKIDSSLAATQMVADTTLDELDLPGSAPWLAPIALAKHRGIPLWSDDLAQRRLARSLGVEAFGTTTLQQLRTAERLSDERIDDTQYREALDVRRQEVLDALSARVVDVPTDCQVVIDQGNAEEWNERLALVTVGRPGWWHMTANPWSDLLSILTAAEESDGPSDTWRYHAMWGVARVAPDDPNRSALLIACAALVCIGDALDVNKTVEYLITANNIAAQRGAKIPSDFLVEAATALELAGVFSYAPSDVARLRPRLSGSDGSVPSTA from the coding sequence GTGGACCCAACGACCGCAGGTGCGACTACGGGCCGTGGCGCACTAGCCTGTCACCAAGCCAGAAGCCAGCAAGGAGGCACTCCGATCAACATCGATACGAACCGGATCGATCGGGCCTCCGTCGGTCTCTGTGAGTTTCAGATCAACGAACTCCTTCGCCACACCTTCCGCGAACAAACGACGTCAGACTTCGGCGTCGATGCACATGTCGAACTGAAACGTGACGGAATTCCGACCGGACGGCTGGTCGGGTTGCAACTGAAAGGCGGCCGCTCGCAGTTCGGCGAGGAAACGGACACGGGTTGGAAGTTCCGTCCCAAGAAAAAACATATCCCGTACTGGCTCGGCCATTCCCTGCCAATGTATCTACTGCTGATCGACAAGGACACTCGGACGATCTACTGGCAAGAACTGTCAGCGAGAACGCTAGAGACCGGCCCGCGTGGTGGCGTCTACGTCATGGTCCCCAAGACTCAGGCGTTGACAAGTGCTGGTGTAGCCTGGGAAATCGCCGCTGAAAAGTTCGCAGAAACGGCACTTTCAGACTACTCGGACAACCTCTTGCGTCTGCCTCCATCGGTCGTCAGGGCATTAGCGCCCCTTGTGGCTGTAAACGCAGGCGCCGCTGCACTATTGGCCGCCCATCTTGCGCGAGGCCGCACGGCCCCGGAGGTTGTGATCCACACCCTCAAGGACAGTGACCCAGCTTGGCTCTCGCCAAATGGTAGAAGCCTCGGCCTTGTCGCATTAGCCGACTACGCGCGCGCCCATGGTCTGGTGGAATTGGCGGCCGATGTGCTGCTCCTCGTCGCCGAACGAACACTCGAATCAAAATACAGATACACCCGCAATGCGGGCCTAATCGTACTCGACACTAATCGACCTCGGGCCCGTGACCTCATCACGATTGCCGCCTCGATGGCGGAAGCTTCCGGCGACGCGCGTCTCGATATTGGTCGTGCCGTACTCGCGCATCCCGAAGGTTCCGCTGCCCCCCTAGTCCTGTCGGATGAACTCAATACACAACTCGATGCGATCACCGATGACGATCTAGTCCTATCATTCCTCGCGCGCCGTAGCGAGAATGCTGGCGACTTCGATCGCGCTGTCTATCTGTTCGAGCAAGCGCTCGCGCTTGTTCCCGACTCGGTCAGCCTGATGGAGGCCTTAGCTAGCACACTCAGCCGCAGAGCGCAGACGTCCCGCATGCAGCCTGCAGACCAACGCCGCGCGATCCAACTCGCCTCTGATGCAGTCGATCAGCTACACCACTGGTCCGGTCCAACCGAATCGGCATTGCACACGCTCTTGCAAAGCTTGCTCATGGCTGGCCAATTCACGAAGGTTCTCGATCGAAGCCTGTCAGCACCCGATGGCCGAGCGACCACCGGAGAGTCGCAGAGACCCGACGTTCTCACGTTCGCCGCAACCGCTGCCACTGCACTCGAGCGGCGGGACCTCGCGTTGCGACTGATCGACTCACTACCTCCAGGCGTGGACCAGGACCTAGCTCGACTTCGGTTGAGAGACAATCCCAACGAGGTCGACGACCAACGCGCAGCATGGATCGATCTGGCCGAGCGACTGGATAAAAACCAGCCCGAGTCCCTGGTACAGGTCGTCATGCGTCTAAGCGATCTCGGAGTAGACGAGTCGGCGCGACTCAACCCACTGGTTGACGACAACCTCATCACGCCTGACCTCCGCGATCTTGCAGCGATCAGCGCGAAGGCACGTGTTCACCTCGATGCAGCCCTCCCGCAGTTGCGTCTGTTGGCTGAGCGTAACGATTTCGGGGCAATGAAGCTCGTCGACTATCTGACAAGCGCCGACAGATTCGATGATGCCGAAGTGGCATCCAAGGCCGCCTACCTTCGATATAAAAAACCAGAGTTCGCATTGCGTCGCGCCGAGCTGCTCATACACATGAATCGCGACCCGGAAGCACATGATGCGATCACTGACGCCCTCACCGCATCGTCTATTGATCCAATTCACCGCCGTATTGCCCATCAGCTACTCGCCCGTCTGCTGGTGCGCCAAGCCGCAAACGCTCCCGAAGGCAAACAGATCTGGCGACGGATCGAACGCCAGCTAAACGAGTGCGTGAACTCGGACGAACTGGTCGCCGAAGAGCGCGATATCTGGCAACTTGCAGACGCTCAGATGCGACTGGGTGAAGAAGCCGATGCGTTCACTACGCTCTCGCGCCACGAGCCAAAAGTTGTCACGGCAGACCAAGCTCGTTTGTGGATGTACATCATGCTGACGCAAACCGTGCTGACTGCACATACGTACGCGCGCATGCTCGAACTGGCAGACATCTTTGCCGACGACGTCGAGCTGAGTGCCGCGCTTTTGACAGCGGTGATCACACACACGCGCAACGCGGAGGACGAACCTGCTACCCCTGCTGATCAGCGGGCAGTCCTCGATGGCGATCGCCGAGCAGCCGCCTTCGCTGCGCTTCACGCTCATGTGGAGCGCCACGGTGACCGGAGCCCGATCAAAATCCTTCAGGCTCCAACGACCGAAGACCTTATTATCAAGATGACCGAACTTGCGCGCCGCGATCACGGTCCGCTCATCGAAATTACCGAGATGATTCGTCAGGTCCGTTTGCCCCTGGGCATGCTGGCGTTGGCCGCGGGCAGGCCATATTCGTCAACTCTCGCAATCAGACCTCTTGGTTACTTCATTACAGCGGCAGCTCTCGAAGATGACGACGTTGCCGACGAGGAGGCTGCTAACGCATCGTTCAACCGCGACGTCGTGGTCGATGTGTCCGCCCTACTCATCGCTAGCGAGCTTGGCGAATTCGACAAATTCCGAGGCAACTTCCGAAGCCTCCTTATTTCGTCCGCGTCGCATACGGACATTCGTGCAGGTCGGGCTATTCTGGAAGGTCAGTCATCTAGCAGCGGATCCATAAGATACGACGCAAGGACCGATTCAATCGCCGCCGTCGAGATGGACGTCGAAGACCACCTCGACACCCTCGCCCGCTTCTCAAAAATCGACAGTTCTCTCGCCGCGACCCAAATGGTCGCAGATACAACTCTCGATGAGCTTGACCTTCCTGGATCAGCCCCCTGGCTTGCTCCGATTGCGCTTGCGAAGCACCGAGGTATACCACTCTGGTCGGACGACCTGGCGCAGAGACGGCTGGCCAGATCGCTTGGTGTAGAAGCGTTCGGGACGACGACGCTGCAGCAACTTCGCACTGCAGAGCGACTGAGTGACGAAAGAATAGACGACACGCAGTATCGAGAAGCGCTTGATGTTAGGCGGCAAGAGGTTCTGGACGCCCTGAGTGCGCGTGTCGTCGACGTCCCGACCGACTGTCAGGTTGTCATCGATCAAGGCAATGCCGAGGAATGGAATGAACGACTCGCGCTTGTCACGGTCGGCAGGCCTGGCTGGTGGCACATGACCGCCAATCCATGGAGCGATCTTTTGTCCATTCTAACGGCTGCGGAGGAAAGCGATGGCCCATCCGACACGTGGCGCTATCACGCGATGTGGGGTGTCGCGCGAGTCGCACCCGACGATCCGAATCGTTCGGCGCTACTGATTGCCTGCGCTGCGCTGGTCTGTATCGGCGACGCCTTGGACGTGAACAAGACGGTTGAGTACCTCATCACGGCCAACAACATCGCGGCCCAGCGTGGCGCGAAAATCCCATCAGACTTCCTGGTCGAGGCCGCGACGGCACTCGAGTTGGCAGGCGTGTTCTCCTATGCGCCATCAGATGTGGCACGTCTGCGCCCTAGGCTCTCCGGATCGGACGGCAGTGTCCCGTCAACCGCTTAG
- a CDS encoding carbohydrate-binding protein, whose protein sequence is MAKSPRNRISHGAAALLLVAAAVQTAVPATATAQPPPSPIQAAAPSFQQVTLAKGAAEMGEPISMTVLPDRSVLHTSRDGTIRLTDAAGNTKVAGKLAVYAHDEEGLQGIGADPNFATNRHVYLYYAPPLSTPAGDAPSDGTDFSAWNGVNRLSRFVLKADGTLDSASEKVVLDVPASRGTCCHVGGDIDFDAAGNLYLSTGDDTNPFASDGYSPLDERANRNPAFDAQRSAANTNDLRGKLLRIKVNADGGYSVPAGNMFAPGTAGTRPEIYAMGFRNPFRFNVDKATGVVYLGDYGPDAGSANPTRGPAGQVEFNRITGPGFYGWPYCTGSNTTDETYNDHNFATGASGGKYNCAGGPTNNSPRNTGLPSLPAAKAAWIKYDGCSVPDLGCGSESPMGGPVYRYNPNLNSSVKFPQSYDGHFFAAEFGRRWIKDIAVNADGTRGAITSFPWTGTQVMDSAFGPDGALYVLDYGTGWFAGDANSALYRIEHVTGGLAPIAKAAADKTSGQAPLAVTFSSAGSSDPDGDAITYRWNFGDGGTSTAANPQHTYSANGVHTATLTVTDSTGRTATASVQITVGNTAPTVTLHLPQNGQLFDFGAAVPFRITVSDPEDGPIDCAKVKISYILGHDSHGHKLTEAFGCSGAVQTPQDGEHDPNANIFGVWDAEYTDSSGATTHTQHVTQPKTRQAEHHGSSNGVTVYNKTTAHGGKTVGDIHNGDWIAFQPYVLSDAMSISARVSSGGAGGTIEVRAGSPTGTLLGTATVPVTGGWETFTDVTARLSNRPAGTTTLHLVFKGGAGALFDVDEFTFTTGSRTGPITGLGGKCVDVSGGNTADGTKVQLWTCNNTSAQQWTASADGSLRALGKCLDVKSGGTVNGTVTQLWTCNGSGAQQWVAHSDGTLRNPQSGRCLDASNNSSADGTVLHIWDCLGAANQKWTGP, encoded by the coding sequence ATGGCCAAATCCCCGCGAAACCGGATCAGCCACGGTGCTGCCGCCTTGCTCCTGGTGGCCGCCGCGGTCCAGACCGCCGTACCCGCGACCGCCACCGCCCAGCCGCCACCGTCGCCGATCCAAGCCGCGGCGCCTTCGTTCCAGCAGGTGACCCTCGCCAAGGGTGCGGCCGAGATGGGCGAGCCGATCTCGATGACCGTGCTGCCCGACCGGTCGGTCCTGCACACCTCCAGAGACGGCACGATCCGGCTCACCGACGCCGCCGGCAACACCAAGGTCGCCGGCAAGCTCGCCGTCTACGCGCACGACGAGGAGGGCTTGCAGGGCATCGGCGCCGACCCGAACTTCGCGACCAACCGCCACGTCTACCTCTACTACGCGCCACCGCTGTCCACACCGGCCGGTGACGCGCCGTCCGACGGCACCGACTTCTCCGCGTGGAACGGCGTCAACCGGCTGTCCCGCTTCGTGCTCAAGGCCGACGGCACCCTCGACAGCGCCAGTGAGAAGGTCGTCCTGGACGTGCCGGCCAGCCGCGGCACGTGCTGCCACGTCGGCGGCGACATCGACTTCGACGCGGCGGGCAACCTCTACCTGAGCACCGGCGACGACACCAACCCGTTCGCCTCCGACGGCTACAGCCCGCTCGACGAGCGCGCCAACCGCAACCCCGCGTTCGACGCCCAGCGCTCGGCCGCCAACACCAACGACCTGCGCGGCAAGCTGCTGCGGATCAAGGTCAACGCCGACGGCGGCTACTCCGTCCCGGCGGGCAACATGTTCGCGCCGGGCACGGCGGGCACGCGGCCGGAGATCTACGCCATGGGCTTCCGCAACCCGTTCCGCTTCAACGTGGACAAGGCGACCGGTGTCGTCTACCTCGGCGACTACGGCCCGGACGCGGGCTCCGCGAACCCCACCCGCGGTCCGGCGGGCCAGGTGGAGTTCAACCGCATCACCGGACCCGGCTTCTACGGCTGGCCGTACTGCACCGGGTCGAACACCACCGACGAGACCTACAACGACCACAACTTCGCCACCGGCGCCTCCGGGGGCAAGTACAACTGCGCGGGCGGGCCGACGAACAACTCACCGCGCAACACCGGCCTGCCGTCGCTGCCCGCGGCGAAGGCGGCCTGGATCAAGTACGACGGCTGCTCCGTGCCCGACCTCGGCTGCGGCAGCGAGTCGCCCATGGGCGGCCCGGTCTACCGCTACAACCCGAACCTCAACTCCTCGGTGAAGTTCCCGCAGTCCTACGACGGGCACTTCTTCGCCGCGGAGTTCGGTCGGCGGTGGATCAAGGACATCGCGGTCAACGCCGACGGCACGCGGGGCGCGATCACCTCGTTCCCGTGGACCGGCACGCAGGTGATGGACTCCGCGTTCGGCCCGGACGGCGCGCTGTACGTGCTGGACTACGGCACGGGCTGGTTCGCCGGTGACGCCAACTCGGCGCTGTACCGGATCGAGCACGTGACCGGCGGCCTCGCCCCGATCGCGAAGGCCGCCGCGGACAAGACCTCCGGCCAGGCGCCGCTGGCGGTGACCTTCTCGTCCGCGGGCTCGTCCGACCCCGACGGCGACGCCATCACCTACAGGTGGAACTTCGGCGACGGCGGCACGTCGACCGCGGCCAACCCGCAGCACACCTACTCGGCCAACGGCGTCCACACCGCCACCCTGACCGTCACCGACAGCACCGGTCGGACCGCCACGGCGAGCGTGCAGATCACCGTCGGCAACACCGCGCCGACCGTCACGCTCCACCTGCCGCAGAACGGGCAGCTGTTCGACTTCGGTGCCGCGGTGCCGTTCCGGATCACCGTCAGCGACCCCGAGGACGGCCCGATCGACTGCGCCAAGGTCAAGATCAGCTACATCCTCGGGCACGACTCGCACGGCCACAAGCTGACCGAGGCGTTCGGGTGCTCGGGCGCCGTTCAGACACCCCAGGACGGCGAGCACGACCCCAACGCCAACATCTTCGGCGTCTGGGACGCGGAGTACACCGACAGCAGCGGCGCCACCACGCACACCCAGCACGTCACCCAGCCGAAGACCCGCCAAGCCGAGCACCACGGTTCGTCCAACGGTGTCACGGTCTACAACAAGACCACAGCGCACGGCGGCAAGACGGTCGGCGACATCCACAACGGCGACTGGATCGCGTTCCAGCCCTACGTGCTGTCCGACGCGATGTCGATCAGCGCGAGGGTGTCCTCGGGCGGGGCGGGCGGCACCATCGAGGTGCGGGCCGGATCACCCACCGGCACGCTGCTCGGCACGGCGACCGTGCCGGTGACCGGGGGCTGGGAGACGTTCACCGACGTCACCGCGCGCCTGTCCAACCGGCCCGCCGGCACCACCACGCTGCACCTGGTGTTCAAGGGCGGCGCGGGCGCGTTGTTCGACGTCGACGAGTTCACCTTCACCACCGGCTCCCGCACCGGGCCGATCACCGGCCTCGGCGGCAAGTGCGTGGACGTCAGCGGCGGGAACACCGCCGATGGCACGAAGGTCCAGTTGTGGACCTGCAACAACACCAGCGCGCAGCAGTGGACCGCGTCCGCCGACGGATCGCTGCGCGCGTTGGGCAAGTGCCTGGACGTGAAGTCCGGCGGCACGGTGAACGGCACGGTGACGCAGCTGTGGACCTGCAACGGCTCCGGCGCGCAGCAGTGGGTCGCCCACTCGGACGGCACCCTGCGCAACCCGCAGTCGGGCCGCTGCCTGGACGCGTCGAACAACAGCAGCGCCGACGGAACGGTCCTGCACATCTGGGACTGCCTCGGCGCCGCCAACCAGAAGTGGACAGGGCCCTGA